ggccaagttccaatgcccatttcatcactcgttgagaagcGTCCGGACCATGTAATATTGATCGTAAGGGATATTGAGTCATAACAATGActgtatgagcttgaaagtagggtctgagcttccgagccgcaacaactaacgccaaaattaatttttcgatcttcggatatcttgtttctgcatcgagaagagctttagaagtgtagaataccggcagttgggcccccagctcttctcgtatgagagCAGAGCTCACTGCTACCTCAGAAACTgccaaataaatatataaatccttcgctgcttccggcttggatagtaagggaggtgatgtgagataactcttcaagtcttggaaagctttttcgcattcttcatcccatttgtttctttgtgccctcttgatagctttgaaaaagGGTTTGCATCGATCGGTGGATCGTGAGAGGAAGCGATTGAGGGCGGCTGCTCGtccggtcaagctttggatctccttcaaggtagttggagatttcatttctatgattgcttggatttgcttgggatgtgcttcaattcctcgttgggttactaagtaccctaggaatcGACCTGGAGATACTCCAAACGTGCACTTGGTggggttgagcttcatcttgtacctTCTAAGGATATTGAAAGCTTCTGCTAAATTGCGAATGTGATCTGATCGCTGCTTGCCTTTTACCATGATATCGTCGacatagacctccatggttaccccaatttgctttttgaacatcatatttactagcctttggtaagtggctcccgcgttcttgaggccaaaaggcatgaccttgtagcagtaagtGCCTCGCTCTATTACGAACGcagttttctccttgtcgggctcatgcatggctatttggttgtagccgGAGTATGCGTCTAAGAAACTAAGTAACTGGTTTCCAGAAGTTGAATATACTAATAGATCAATCCGGGGGACAGGATAATGGtcttttgggcatgctttgttgaggtcagtgtagtctacgcaaaccctccatttgcccttctctttcttcatgactagtacgacattagcaagccatgccgagtgtgctacctcttctatgaaACCGGCCTCCAATAGTTTGTCGATTTCTGCCTCGATGATCGCTACTCGTTCGGGAGCGAAATGTCTTCTTTTTTGAATTACCGGTTTGGCAGTTGGATCGACGTGCAGCTTATGGCAGGCCACTTTGGGATCAATACCGGGCATGTCGGATGGTGACCATGCGAAGATATCTCGGTTTTTCCTAAGGAAAAttgtgagttcttccttctcgtCTGGGCTTAGTCGTGAGCCAATTTTAGCCGTCTTTTCCGGCTgctggggatcaagaatgatgtcatcggcgtcctcttcgggtttccatcctatctTGTCTGCTTGGGTGCCATCTTCTCGATCCAcctgctgtaattgctatttggcaATTTCTTTGCCCTTTTGGACTTCGGTAACCTCTACGGGGGTAAatgtctttttctttgtttcttttaacATTTGCACAGTGCATCGTCGGGATGAAGCCTGGTCAGACTTGATCTCTCCGACTCCTCCTCCCGGGATGCGGAATCAgattttttgatacttgacggaagtgacagcatccagcttgatcaaccaaggtctcctaagaatcccattgtagggagaTGGGTCGCTTACAATCGTGAATGTTTGCTTTGAGACGACTGGCGGTGTTTTTACGTCAAGTATGATATGACCGATGGCAGTTGAGGTGTGTCCGTTGAATCCAGTAAGTACCTCTGCCCGGCGTATGATTGTActttccaggcccatcttctgaatgactgaaagttgaagtaggttgaccgcacttccattgtcaaccatcatcctgtcgactatagcatgggctagttggacaTATACTACTAATGCATCGTCGTGTGGGAAGTCGACTCCTTCTGCATCCTGCTCCGTGAAGCCAATGATAGGTCCAGGTTGGGTATCGACTGCATGAACTTGTGAGATTAGTAAGGTctgctggatcttcctctttttggaGTTATTAGTAGCCCCTAAGTGCTCGGACTCAGCGAAAATGCCATTGATTCGAATCGTCTTAGTTAGTGGCTCCTCATCTCCGTCTATATTCCTTTTTTGCTGCTCAGCTGGCTTGTCCAAATATCTATCGACTTTGCCTTCTTTCACGAGTTTctctaggtagttcttccaagtgtagcaATCGTTGGTTGTGTGACCGGGACCTCGGTGGAATGCACAATACTTAGTGtggtccaacttggaagtatctcctTTTGACTGCTTCGGCaacttgaaccatggttcattcttgacgtcacgaaggatttgatgaatcggaaTTGAGAACTTAGAATAGTTGTTGGTCATCGGGCCTTCTTTGGTCGTGGGTCGGTCCCTGCGCTTGAACTCCGGCCTGCCCTTGTTGGGTTGTTTTTCATCCTTCTTTTGAGTAGCTGCCAACTCTTTTCGAGGTTGTTCGGGAGCCTTTTCTGCTTgtcgagcctcgtcccaaagcgcatgcttttctgccagagcaaaggaatctgctagagttaggtcttctttcatgatcatttctccaaacagtgggtggtctgctggtagtcctttttggaaggctgcacttGCTATCGAGTTGTCGCATCCGACGATCttcgccttctctgctttgaatctcttcacgtaatcgcgaagcgactcttttgggtttttctttacgTTGAACAGGTGAtcggacttcttcttgatcgatcgataagatgagtattctttggtgaagaccaaggaaagatcatcaaaattctGGATGGATCGTGCCGGCAAGGTatgaaaccaatcttgtgcctcgccttgtaaagtagtggcgaatattttgcacataagggCGTCATTATTCCGATAAAGGACCATCGCATTTCGGTAATGCTTCAAGTGTCTTTCGGGATCCCCatctcctttgaaagatgtgaagtgcggcatgctaaacttgcgcggaggctctgcctgctcgatctcatccgCGAAAGGTGACCTGCTCATGTTGGTCATATCTCGCCTTAGTGCCTCATCAACCATTTCGTTGCGCCGAAAATCACGCATCCGCTCATTGAAAAGCCTTTCTACCTCTTCTTGGATTTgcttttgttggggtagcggaacTTTTGGCTGCCCTTGGTCTTTTTCTaccggtctaggctgctcttcttcTCGGTCGGTTCGTCTATGCTGTGGCTGCAATGGATGAGATagattcctagcaggcgagggaTTTCTTTGCAGGCTACTGGTTGAACTAGAGCCAGATTGAATGATCGTTTCCTTCTGTTTGTCAGGTTGCCTGCTCCGATGTGATGTGGAGGATACTCCTTGTGAGCCTAATCGCGAATGAATGCTTTGCCTGGAAGGTTgcccatgttgattatcaaagcgtggccccaaccgtgaatgtatactTGCTCATGGGCCTaaccgagagtgcacgctcctccgcgcgctaagacgggagtatacgctatttcgggggcccaatcgagaGTGTACACTGTCTGAATGCTCGACTTGTGATGGGTTGAATGGCTGCTTTCCAGGACGCTGTTTAAAAGGCTCATTGTCTACCCTTGTTCTATTTCGGGAaacttcatcgtgggcgcgATGCATCTCAGTGCGttgtaaaagttgattcaccaaggtagtttgttgtgcaagggcgctcgtcaattctatgacttgtcgggacAAGTTTTGTTCGCCATTCGGATTGGAAGAACTTGGATGGAATGCACCTCCTTGAACAATGAAAGGGTGGTTGACTCCaagtgcgagatttgagttggggaatgtcaaatctgcggagaaatgtggtgaaaacaCCTCAGCCTCGATGATTGGTCCGGGATGGTTGAGATTGTCTCGGGCGGACTTGGGCAGCTTGGGAAACCATGAAAACAGGCTGGGCTGCGGGGGCAGGCTGGATCACTGGGGCAGGCTGGATCgttggagcaggctgggctataagagcaggctggatcacgggagcaggttgggctaCAAAAGCTggctggatcacgggagcaggctgctcaatgcgcggtgcatgtgaatgcgaggcttgggctttggtccacgtaaacttggatggcacggctcgggccgtggtgaaggctccatggacctcgccacgagtggctaccgaagtagccaccgtggtggttcccatggcggccgtggtgaaggctccatggacctcccCACGagcggctaccgaagtagccaccgtggtggttcccatggcggcggtggtgaaggctccatggacctcgccacgagcggCTACCGGAGTAGCCCctgcggtggttcccatggtggctgtggtgaaggcaccatggacctcgccgcgggtggctaccgaggtagccatcacggtggttcccatggtggaagctcgtggtgatgatgccgctccccttcttgtcgcattttgcctcatggatctccgcagtcccatttcttgaatactAGAATTTTTACTTGCGGAATTTTCTAAACTTCTagtcattatatttttcttatacgttttatcaaagaacctttgcaagtagaaaattctaataataagaacgtatgaaaaatattcaaatggactagaaaataaagaaaaaacctttttgtacgagagtcttctacgagtatggatttcaactctcaatgaaagcaccaatttgtggatgcaaattttcacctcttcgatcttggacgattttgcacctacaaaacaactagcaccttaggttaaggccaaaagcctcacgcgcccacgatgaatgggggggggctttggccgaagaacctccgatgccaaagttagaattttagagagaaatagtgtttagagtgttttggaatttttgcaagagatttggaatgagtgtttggtaaaaatgggtgactatttaTAGGATCAAATTGGTCCACATCTTCAAGAAATGGCCGGCCCTTTTTTTGTGCTTTGGGATGAATTTTGTGGTTTTATTAGccactttattggctaataaaatataatagaaataaatgggAAGTTACCCAATTGAATGACTAGCATTATTTGGCTAATAAAGTGGAAGAAATTTGAAAAGGTGTGGAGCAAAGAGAGGGAAAGTGGCCGGTCTACTAGGtgggattttagggtttattttaggtttaattagccaattaattggctaattaaatatgaaaggaaatgttttagtatttatggtattgattggctaatttaaaagggaaggaaaggtggaaaaggtagaaaaaggtGATGGAATAGGCTTTGAATGGGGTAGCCGGCCCTATAtcattttttaggtttgagtggatgtttcaaattgataattaagggatgattttaggagatatgggaagaatatattatttagataattaattaactaaataatatattagggaaattaagttttggaaataattacctaaaataagataatttggaattggttacctcttttggagcatttttgaattggttgaggatgattacccactacttgcgcgtaggaatcccggtatgcctcaagggtatttttgtcctctttcgttcaaaagtccacgtgtcgcctagtgaatatttttggctccacacttGCCATCCACATTACTCTTAAATATGCAACTGTTGTACAAGTATTCTTAGTTACTAAGGCATAGGAAAGTTTTGATTTCATTTGAGTGAAAAGAGTGTCTCCAATTAATCGAATAAATAAACATAGCTGCTTTCATTCTAATTTCAGAAAATCCAAATCCATGAAAACATGCAATACTCTTCTATCTTTATTGACATTACTttcatcttcattttttttgttgaaggaTACGAACAAACGTTGACATAACTTAAAACAGCACGATATATAGGGTAGAGTCTTTAACTTGAACAACACAATCAATTAAAAGCtaaaaaacacaaatacattctttctttctttttaaagaAACCTTGACGGTATGAGGGAAAAttttattgaataaaaaaaaaagttacacctAATCAaggggacataaaccttacccctcaaaataaagagagaataaagaaaagaaagcgAAAATACAAGAAAGTAGGGGGCACACACTTACCGTTAGGGCGAAGATTTCTCTGGAGAGGGCTCCTCAGCTCTCAGCACAActccccaagggattggcactttggatgtgtTGTCGAGCTCTTACTTGCTGATGTGCTGCAAGAAGAGGATAGAGTtagttttgaaaggtgcctttgtagggccttaggtgtaggccttgaggctcgcaatcaaaactatttGAGTGCTAGGCGTACCACTGTTATCTCAGCATAatagatgtagaacaagtgtgtttagtcgattacttgcgccccaagttactcgaacttcttgttatcaaaggattgtcgtggatgggttaagtccacattcagttcttttttttttttgccttgtgaccaaggacttttagttcatagtcttgtacGTTCGAATGAGGGGAGTTCAGATCCCCTTAAGTCATCTACTTGGTTCTTGATTGGTTTTAAATGAAGGCGTATTCATTAAGGTGACCAGATCTAAGCACAAATGAGACTCCTAAGGTAGGGAAACAgatggaaatgacttgaatacatgctCGAGAATACATTAAGCAGTAGATCTATTAacttataaaacaaacaaaaaactttgagcaagatttcaccttgttgggaaaggttgaacttcttgcaacCACTTCTCTTTCAGTTTACAGGGTTTATATGCTAAGAAGGGAaggatggtaaacaagtttacatgaGGGAATCAATACTACGCCACTAGGGGTGATAGCAGAGCTtctaaactagacaaaagatggcttttgtGGGAAGTGATCCTAAAAATGATTGAGATCTGGGCTGATTACGGCTTttagatgcaaatctggcttgagaacagagtttgtatatttgtttgtttgattggttgagtgtcattGTCTCTGGGGCCTcctcctccttttataggcaaatTAGCCCGACTGCTGTAGCTTTGCTCTTGCCCGAAAGTAAttgaagggtagtgagtcaccagctttttacttgtattgccactgaaaagtgctttttggctGATTGTGAGTTAGTCCCCATCACTTGACTCTTTAAATTATAGGCACATGGCCTATACATTAATGGGAAGACACCAATTTGTCTCTGGGCTTGATGCTGGGCTTCGGGCAAGTTTCTCTTTAACTAGCGTTTTTGGGCTTCCACACACTTGCagcccaaagttcaaatattaacccaaacagtgccccctttaaTCATTGTTGAGGCTACAATCCCAGGCGCTAATAATGATTAAATAGTTGTCGCACATTAAAACAACCGTCGCACGCCTTTGCTCGGAACTTGTGCCTATTTAAAGCAGCCGTTGGTTTATCTGAAATCCTTTGCATTAACCCACGAACTCCACCGTTATTTAACTATTCCCTTATATTACCTTTACTTGATCTTTTCAAAACAATCTTAGAAATTTCAAACCTTAGAATCTTCAGAAACTTTATCTTGCTATCCTAGTTCCAACTTCAGTTTAAAATTTAATGGCACCAAAAACAACTACTCGATCTCAACCCTCCTGCTAAATTGGCAAAGGCATTTCTCCCATGCATCGCTTGCTCAATGGCCTTCATCGCCCTCGGGCAGGCCTGCACACCAATCTCTTCTTCGAGGAGGGATGAGTAT
This region of Malus domestica chromosome 07, GDT2T_hap1 genomic DNA includes:
- the LOC139197706 gene encoding uncharacterized protein, which gives rise to MVDEALRRDMTNMSRSPFADEIEQAEPPRKFSMPHFTSFKGDGDPERHLKHYRNAMVLYRNNDALMCKIFATTLQGEAQDWFHTLPARSIQNFDDLSLVFTKEYSSYRSIKKKSDHLFNVKKNPKESLRDYVKRFKAEKAKIVGCDNSIASAAFQKGLPADHPLFGEMIMKEDLTLADSFALAEKHALWDEARQAEKAPEQPRKELAATQKKDEKQPNKGRPEFKRRDRPTTKEGPMTNNYSKFSIPIHQILRDVKNEPWFKLPKQSKGDTSKLDHTKYCAFHRGPGHTTNDCYTWKNYLEKLVKEGKVDRYLDKPAEQQKRNIDGDEEPLTKTIRINGIFAESEHLGATNNSKKRKIQQTLLISQVHAVDTQPGPIIGFTEQDAEGVDFPHDDALVVYVQLAHAIVDRMMVDNGSAVNLLQLSVIQKMGLESTIIRRAEVLTGFNGHTSTAIGHIILDVKTPPVVSKQTFTIVSDPSPYNGILRRPWLIKLDAVTSVKYQKI